From the Flavobacterium gyeonganense genome, the window ATCTTTAGAAACATTCAGCGGATTATTATAAAAGAATTCCTTTCCTTCCAGACTGATTCCTGATAATACACTATTATATAATGCCAATTCTACAATATCCGCATATTTGGCATCCCCTGTAATCTGAAGCATTCTCCAGTTCCATAACACGTTTCCAATATTAGCACAGGTTTCAGTATGAGCGGTAGCATTTGGCAGTTGGAAAGGTCTTCCGTATGCCTGATGAATTTTCTGAACATCTGTTGGATTGTACGAAGTCCCGTCTGGCGAAACACCGTCATACAAAGAACCGCAAGCTCCTGTGATGTACATTTTTCGATATGTTACATCATCCCAAATTGATTCTAAATTATCAAGTAATTTTTTCTCTCCGGTTTCAGCATATAAATCGGCTACTCCGGCATACAAATAATTCGCTCTTACCGCATGACCCATTGCTGTTGTCTGCTGTCTGAACGGAATCCTGTCCTGATTATCATCGGTTCCATCTTCGGTAGTTCCTCTGATATCGATTAGATTATTGGCTAATTCGAGATATTTCGGATTTTTCGTGGTGCGGTACATCTCGACAATTCCCATATAATGCGAAGGGCAAATGGCATTTCGCGCTAATTCTGGCGACGCTTTTTTGTAGAAATCATATAAAAAATCAGCAACGCCTTTTGCAATATTCAGAAAATTAGTTTTTCCGGTAGCACGATAATGAATACAGGCTGCCGTCATCAAATGCCCCATATTGTATTTTTCGAAACCTAATTGTTTTTTAACTTCTTCAGGTCCCAAAGTTCCCCAGCGCTCGTCAATCAAAACCGGAGTGTGCAAGTAACCATCTTTGCGCTGTACCTTTTCGAAAAGTGCAATCGCTTTATCCATTTCTGCATCCAGCTTTTTATCTTTTGTAACGGCATAAGTCGCAGCCATTCCTTCAAAAATTTTATAAAAATCACCATCATGAAAAGAAGGTCCTTTGAAAGTTCCTTTGCTTATTCCGGCAGCAATTTCGAAGTTTTTGTATGCGTGGGAAACCTCATCGTTGTGATACAAGTCCCACATGTAGGGAAGCGTATTTTTGGTTTCTACATCAAATTGTTCTTTCCAAAAACCATTGGTCCATTTTACATCCTGTAAACCTACACTCTGCAATTTAGAATAAGGACTTTCTGAATTGGCAACCAGACCTTTGTTTTGGGCTATAAAAGCAGTTGAAAAAAGGATTGCTGATAATACGATGATTTGCTTTTTCATTTTTTATATTTAAAAAAATTTCAACCGCGAATTCGCAAATTATAAGTGTTGAGTTTGCTCAAATAATTTGCGAATTTGCGGTAAATTATTATTTCACAAAGAAATTAATTGTTCTGCTCATTGTATCCCCATCAGCATCTTTAACTGTTAACACAAAAGATGCGAATCCTGATTCAATAGGCTTAAACTGAACTTCTTTTCCTTTTAAGATTACTCGTCCATTAGTAAGATCCGAAAACGTAAATACAGGACTTGCTTCGTATCCTTTAAAATAATCTGCAGCATTTAAAACGGTTTGCTCTCCAGATTTCACAAAGAAATGCGGCTG encodes:
- a CDS encoding glycoside hydrolase family 127 protein — translated: MKKQIIVLSAILFSTAFIAQNKGLVANSESPYSKLQSVGLQDVKWTNGFWKEQFDVETKNTLPYMWDLYHNDEVSHAYKNFEIAAGISKGTFKGPSFHDGDFYKIFEGMAATYAVTKDKKLDAEMDKAIALFEKVQRKDGYLHTPVLIDERWGTLGPEEVKKQLGFEKYNMGHLMTAACIHYRATGKTNFLNIAKGVADFLYDFYKKASPELARNAICPSHYMGIVEMYRTTKNPKYLELANNLIDIRGTTEDGTDDNQDRIPFRQQTTAMGHAVRANYLYAGVADLYAETGEKKLLDNLESIWDDVTYRKMYITGACGSLYDGVSPDGTSYNPTDVQKIHQAYGRPFQLPNATAHTETCANIGNVLWNWRMLQITGDAKYADIVELALYNSVLSGISLEGKEFFYNNPLNVSKDLPFKQRWSKEREGYIALSNCCAPNVTRTIAEVSNYAYNFSKEGLYVNLYGSNNLSSTTLAGEKIEIEQQTNYPWDGKVTLKIVKAPKDVYAFLLRIPGWSQGTTISLNGKKSTRL